From the Neobacillus sp. PS3-34 genome, the window ATTTTTACAGCTCTTCGATCCTCAGCATCTACAGTACGTTCGATTAAACCATCTCTTTCAAGTACATTGATAATTTGAGTAATGGTTGGGGGTGTCACCTGCAGCAGTTGACTTATTTCCGACACCTTCATCTCGGTATTTTTCGCATTTGCTTCCCGGTAAATGGCGATAAGCACTCTAAATTCACTTGGATTAAAACCAGCTACTTTTTTATCGTGCCAACCCGTTTTTCTGAATTGCATAAAGGATTGAAGAAGCTTATGTGCCGTACTACTTTCAATATTAGCCATAATAATCACCTCTTTTCTAAAATACTTAGGTAACTAAATTATTTATATACCTAAGTATATTCTCGTTAAGAAACCTCGTCAAATTAAAGAAAAAGAATCTCTTTCAGCACAAAAAAACACAGGTTTTTTCCTGTGCTTTCTTTGTTATGGGTGTCTTTTTGTCAGATTTTTATCAATACAGCGGTTGGTAAGCCATTGAAAGGCAGTACACTATAATGCGAACCTTAATATAACCATTTATGAGAACATACTTTCTTATGGTATACTTAGGAAGTACAGTAAATTGCAGGGTGGGCGGCGACCTTCCTCCATTTCTTTGGAAAGGAGGTGCCGCTTATGGTTACTTATGAAGCAATGAACCTGGTAATATCTTTTGCCACTCTAATTGTTGCAGTAATCGCAATAGGTGTTTCTTTAAACAAAAAGAAATGACCTACCCTGCATCCGCTAATGTTTGAGTAGGTCATTTCTATTCACACTTTTGGCCGCTGCACTTCACGCAGCTTACTGTACATTGAGCTTCCAGTTTCAGCTGGGAGCTCTTTTTTATCATATGGAATGTCTACTTAAATTATAATAAATAATACTCTCAATGTAAACTTATTAGGATTTATGTTTCAAATTCAATTCGATATATTATTTTTAATATATTTTTCTAATACTAAAAATACCATCTCGATAAAGGCAGCTTACCGACGAGAGATTTCCAAAATAGGCTTCCCTGGCGCAACGCTCATTAAAATAAACGTTGAGGGTAAAATATTAAATATCAACGGAACTGCTTATACCGTCCTTTTATATAAACCACTTCGAATTATTTACAAAATTTTATTATTCCTTTAAGTTTTTAATAAATTTCGGTAATATAATATTTAGTAAACCGAAATTTATTTAAGAAAGAAGGTTCCTTACCTTGAATCAGAAGGAGACCGGAAAACGTAATTTATTCATTATGTGGTTTGCCAACTTCTTTGTTGCCGGCAGTATGACGATGGTCATGCCTTTTATTTCGTTGTATATCGAGTCGTTTGGAAATTTTCCGGAGAAGTATGTTCAGCATTGGTCAGGGTTAACGTTTGCAGTTACATTTGTCTCTGCCTTTCTCTTCTCACCTGTATGGGGGAAAATTGGTGACCGATATGGACGAAAAAAAATCCTGATCTTTTCCGGATTAGGAATGGGGATATCCATTTTCTTAATGGGATTTGTTCACTCAGTTTGGGAATTATTCTTTCTGCGCTTTTTTATGGGCTTTTTCTCGGGTTTTATTCCAATGTCACAAGCTTTTATCTCAACGCAAACTCCAAAACAGATAGCCGGACGTGTACTAGGTACATTGCAAACCGGCAGTATTACTGGTTCATTGTTAGGGCCAATGCTTGGCGGAATTCTTGCTGATTCCCTTGGCTATGCCACCACTTTTAAATGGACATCTATTTCTATCTTTATCTCGGCACTTCTTGTTATAGCCACAAAGGAATATCGAATTGACGTTGATAAAAAAGGTACGAAATCGCATTATTCAAGTAAGGAAGTTTTTTCACATATCATCCGGAATCCCATATTACTAACTGTCTTGCTTATCTCTGCACTTGTGCAAATCGCCCACTTCAGCATTCAGCCGATCTTATCTTTATTTGTCAGTGATTTGCATGGAAAAACAA encodes:
- a CDS encoding MarR family transcriptional regulator encodes the protein MANIESSTAHKLLQSFMQFRKTGWHDKKVAGFNPSEFRVLIAIYREANAKNTEMKVSEISQLLQVTPPTITQIINVLERDGLIERTVDAEDRRAVKIKLTPAGIKATEDGRKAFTETFTGLVDYLGEEESKHLADLLFKVQQYFNDVSR
- a CDS encoding putative holin-like toxin, which translates into the protein MVTYEAMNLVISFATLIVAVIAIGVSLNKKK
- a CDS encoding MFS transporter — translated: MNQKETGKRNLFIMWFANFFVAGSMTMVMPFISLYIESFGNFPEKYVQHWSGLTFAVTFVSAFLFSPVWGKIGDRYGRKKILIFSGLGMGISIFLMGFVHSVWELFFLRFFMGFFSGFIPMSQAFISTQTPKQIAGRVLGTLQTGSITGSLLGPMLGGILADSLGYATTFKWTSISIFISALLVIATKEYRIDVDKKGTKSHYSSKEVFSHIIRNPILLTVLLISALVQIAHFSIQPILSLFVSDLHGKTNVAFYSGIAFSAAGLGNLLMSRSWGKIADRYGYIKILVILLFLAGIVYLPGAAVTQLWQLVIIRFALGITIGGIIPVRIAYIRQEAPIAMQGEVLGYNTSLRFLGNVFGPMLGGFVSGYYGFSAVFVSTSTLLILSGVILLLSMLRHPKLVKHTA